Genomic segment of uncultured Desulfobacter sp.:
AAAAAAAGCGGCGCATCTTTGACCGCAATTACTTTTCTGGTGCCAAGAAAAGAAAAAGTGCCTGCCTGTTCGGCAATTTCTCCCACAGGCGTGGTTTTCCCGTCCAAAACATCAAGTCCGAACTGTTTTGACTCCCCTTTGAGCAGCACAGGCACCAGGGCATCCAACGCCTTGCGCACTAAAAAAGGTTCACCGCAAATAAGAACGGTATTGAGCGCATCACCCTTTGACAACCCGTCAAGGGCTTGGGCAAGCGCCTTGTATGAGATCAAGTTTTTAGCGGCTGTCATGCCTTGCTCTCAGTTTGATGATCATGAATATCAACGCAACGCAGGAGACCAGCAATCCAATTCCCTGGGAGAGAGACAGAAAATCAAAAATGAAATTGCCCCTGAAGTCGCCTCTGAAAAATTCAATAATGGACCGGAACAGGGAGTAAAGCATGATGTAGCTTAAAAAAACCATGCCGTTGAAGCTTTTGCGCCGCTGTATGGCCAGAAGAATTAAAAAAAGAGCAAAGTTGGAAGCGATCATGTACAACTGGGTGGGTTGCAAGGGAACATTAAGGGGCGCCAGACTGTTCGGATTGGTAAAGGTCAAGGCAATGGGCAGATCACAGGGTTTGCCGTAACAGCATCCGGCAAAAAGACATCCGAAACGCCCCACGGAGTGGCCGAGCGCAAGCCCGGGCGCGATCACATCCGCGGTCTTCCAGATATCCATTTTTTTGATCTTCAAAAAGATAATGGCGCCAAGGGCGCCGCCAAGGAACCCCCCGAAGAAGACCAGACCGCCGTTCCAGATTTTAAACACATCAAGAAGATTGTCTTTATACGTGTTGAGATTAATCAGTACATAAAGAATACGGGCACCGGCTATGGCGCTGATCAACACGGTAAAAAAAAGATCGGATACGATCTGATCGGGAACACCGTAAAACTTAGCATTCCGTTTTGTAAACCAGATGGCGGTGATAAATCCTAATGCCACAAAAAGGCCATAGGTATAAAGCTTCAGGCTGCCGACCTGAAGGAGAATCGGATGCATGGGAACCCCTTATATTTCAGGCAGTTTATTGAATATTACGTGATAAATTAATATGCCCATTCCAATGGAAATGGCTGAATCTGCGACATTAAAGGCCGGCCAGTGAAGGGCCCCCACATAAAAATCGAGAAAATCAACAACCTTTCCAAATCGGAACCGATCAATCAGATTTCCCAGGGCGCCACCGAAGATCAGGGCCAATCCGTAGGATAAAAAAATGTGGGTTTGGGCTGTTTTCCGGTAAAGCCAGACGACAAACAGGGCAACCCCGGAGGATAAAAATAAAAAGATGAATTTTCTGATCCCCGGGGACTGTTCGGCAAAAAAGCCGAACGCCCCCCCGGGATTCAGTACATGGGTGATGTCAAACAAATGATCGATCACCGTAATATGATCATACAGCGGCAGGCATTTTACAATCATCCATTTGGTGATCTGGTCGAGCAAAAGCACACCGATACTCACCAGGATAAGCCGCCGCATGGGTGTTAAAGAACCGGTCATCAGCCCAGAATAGTTTTAAGGGCCTGGGTGCAGCGCGGACAGGTGGTGGGATGCTCTGAATCGGTCCCTAAATTCTCATCAAACCGCCAGCACCGCTCGCATTTCTCACCGGACGCCTTTGCCACCTTGATGGCCAGACCTTCAATCTCCTTGCCATGGTAAACATCTCCGTCAAGGGTATCCACCACCTGGGCTTTGGACACGATGAAAATGTCATTGAGCTCCACATCCAGGGAGGCCACCTGGTCTTCAAAATCACCCGAAGGCAGTTTTATTTCAACAGATGCATCCAGGGGATGGCCGATGAGTTTGGCTTTTCTTGCCTCTTCCAGGGCCTTGGTCACTTCCCCACGCAAGCCCCTGATATTTTCCCACTTGGCTGCAAGAGCCTTATCCTGAAGGGCATCATCAAGGCTGACCATATCCTCCATGTGAACACTCTCTTTTCTGGTGTCGCCCAGGGGCATGTAGGTATAGATCTCTTCGGCCGTAAACGGCAGAATCGGTGCCATGATCTTGACCAGGGAATCCAGTATCATAAACATGACGGTCTGGGCGTCTTTACGGGTATCTGAATTTTCAGGGCTTGTGTAGACACGGTCCTTGATAATATCCAGATAAAAGGAGGACAGATCCACCACGCAAAAATTATGGAGGGTATGATAAATCACATGGAACTCATAGGCATCATATGCAGCCCTGCACCGTTTTACCACATAGTACAGACGATGGAGAATGAACCGGTCCAGTTCCCCCATATTCTCAACCGCTCTCAACTGGGACGGGTCAAATCCGACAAAGTTACCCAAAAGGAATCGGCAGGTGTTTCTGATCCGTCTGTAGGCATCGGAAAGTTGCTTGATGATATTATCGGAAATGCTGACATCCCCGCGGTAATCGGCGGATGCCGCCCACAGCCGCAGCACATCGGCACCGTATTGCTTGATTACCTTGTCCGGGGCCACAACATTGCCCACGGATTTGGACATTTTATGGCCCTTTTCATCCACCACAAACCCGTGGGTGAGCACAGCCTTGTATGGGGCATGGCCGGTTCTGCCCACCGCAGTTAAAAGTGAAGAGTGAAACCAGCCGCGGTGCTGGTCAGATCCTTCAAGGTACATGTCCGCAGGACGCTGAAGCCCTTCTCTTTCCTCTAACACGGCTGCATGGCTGACACCTGAATCAAACCACACATCAAGGATATTCTGGTCTTTGGTAAAGGTGGTGGAACCGCAGTCTTCGCATACCGCACCGTCGGGCATCAGAAACTCGGCGTCCTTTTCAAACCAGATGTCCGAAGAAAATTCAGTAAACAGTTCATGGATACGGTCCACGGACTCCCGGGTCACATACACCTTTTTGCATTTGGTGCAATGGAATACGGGAATGGGAACCCCCCAGGAGCGCTGGCGGGACAGGCACCAGTCCGGCCTGTGTTCAATCATGGCGTAAATACGCTCCCGGCCCCAGGACGGAATCCAATGGACATTGTTGATTTCATCAAGGGCTTTTTGGCGAAGTCCCAGGTTGTCCATGGAGATAAACCACTGGGGTGTAGCCCGGTAAATAACAGGCTTTTTACAGCGCCAGCAGTGGGGATAGGAATGGGACATGTTCTCCTGTTTGAGCAGGGCCCCTTTTTCTTCCAGAAGCTTATTAATTTCAGCATTGGCCTTGAAAATAAACTGCCCCTCAAACAGCTCAACCCCTTGTGAAAATGTACCGTTGTCCTCAACCGGTGAGTAGCACTCCAAACCATAGCGGTTGCCGGCAATATGGTCATCGGCACCGTGGCCCGGGGCCGTATGTACACAGCCGGTACCGGCCTCAAGGGTGACGTGGCCCCCCAGGATGATCAGTGAATTTCTGTCATAGAAAGGATGCTTGCAGTTACGGTTCTCAAGGTCCTTTCCGGACAGTTCGGCCACAATGGAATACTCTGATATCCCGAACTCACCCATGACATTTTCCACAAGCTCCTTGGCCATGATCAAAATGCCCTGGTTCTGTGTTTTCACCGCCGCATAAATAAAATCAGGATGCAGACAGACCCCCAGGTTGGCCGGCAGGGTCCAGGGAGTGGTGGTCCAGATCACCACAAAAACAGGTTCTCCTCCGGCATCAAACAGATCAGTGATATCGTCTTTTACGGGGAATTTAACATAAATGGACGGGGAGGTGTGATCGTGGTATTCAATTTCAGCTTCCGCCAGAGCGGTCTGGCAGTTACAGCACCAGTAGATGGGCTTTTTACCCAGAAACATATCCCCTGACAGACCAAATTCACCGCACTCTTTGGCAATGCGCGCTTCATAGGGATAGTTCATGGTCAGGTAAGGCTCATCCCACTCCCCTGCAACGCCAAAACGTTTGAACTCTTCTCTCTGGATATCCACAAAGGATGCCGCATAGGCCCGGCACTCCCGGCGCACCTCCACCGGGGTCATATCCTTTTTCTTGCTGCCCAGCTTTTTGTCCACATTATGCTCAATGGGCAGGCCGTGGCAGTCCCAACCCGGCACATAGGGGGCGTTGAAACCGCACATTTGCCGGGAGCGGATGATAATATCCTTTAATATCTTGTTGATGGCATGGCCCATGTGGAGATGGCCGTTGGCATAGGGAGGACCGTCATGGAGAATAAAAAGGGGCTTGTCCTTGGATTGTTCCCGCAGTTTTTTATAAATTTTCTTCTGCTCCCAGTCTTTGATCATCTCAGGTTCACGCTGGGGTAGATTGGCCTTCATTGCAAATTGGGTAGAAGGCAGGTTCAGTGTTTGTTTATAATCCAT
This window contains:
- the lgt gene encoding prolipoprotein diacylglyceryl transferase, whose translation is MHPILLQVGSLKLYTYGLFVALGFITAIWFTKRNAKFYGVPDQIVSDLFFTVLISAIAGARILYVLINLNTYKDNLLDVFKIWNGGLVFFGGFLGGALGAIIFLKIKKMDIWKTADVIAPGLALGHSVGRFGCLFAGCCYGKPCDLPIALTFTNPNSLAPLNVPLQPTQLYMIASNFALFLILLAIQRRKSFNGMVFLSYIMLYSLFRSIIEFFRGDFRGNFIFDFLSLSQGIGLLVSCVALIFMIIKLRARHDSR
- the lspA gene encoding signal peptidase II; this translates as MTGSLTPMRRLILVSIGVLLLDQITKWMIVKCLPLYDHITVIDHLFDITHVLNPGGAFGFFAEQSPGIRKFIFLFLSSGVALFVVWLYRKTAQTHIFLSYGLALIFGGALGNLIDRFRFGKVVDFLDFYVGALHWPAFNVADSAISIGMGILIYHVIFNKLPEI
- the ileS gene encoding isoleucine--tRNA ligase; amino-acid sequence: MDYKQTLNLPSTQFAMKANLPQREPEMIKDWEQKKIYKKLREQSKDKPLFILHDGPPYANGHLHMGHAINKILKDIIIRSRQMCGFNAPYVPGWDCHGLPIEHNVDKKLGSKKKDMTPVEVRRECRAYAASFVDIQREEFKRFGVAGEWDEPYLTMNYPYEARIAKECGEFGLSGDMFLGKKPIYWCCNCQTALAEAEIEYHDHTSPSIYVKFPVKDDITDLFDAGGEPVFVVIWTTTPWTLPANLGVCLHPDFIYAAVKTQNQGILIMAKELVENVMGEFGISEYSIVAELSGKDLENRNCKHPFYDRNSLIILGGHVTLEAGTGCVHTAPGHGADDHIAGNRYGLECYSPVEDNGTFSQGVELFEGQFIFKANAEINKLLEEKGALLKQENMSHSYPHCWRCKKPVIYRATPQWFISMDNLGLRQKALDEINNVHWIPSWGRERIYAMIEHRPDWCLSRQRSWGVPIPVFHCTKCKKVYVTRESVDRIHELFTEFSSDIWFEKDAEFLMPDGAVCEDCGSTTFTKDQNILDVWFDSGVSHAAVLEEREGLQRPADMYLEGSDQHRGWFHSSLLTAVGRTGHAPYKAVLTHGFVVDEKGHKMSKSVGNVVAPDKVIKQYGADVLRLWAASADYRGDVSISDNIIKQLSDAYRRIRNTCRFLLGNFVGFDPSQLRAVENMGELDRFILHRLYYVVKRCRAAYDAYEFHVIYHTLHNFCVVDLSSFYLDIIKDRVYTSPENSDTRKDAQTVMFMILDSLVKIMAPILPFTAEEIYTYMPLGDTRKESVHMEDMVSLDDALQDKALAAKWENIRGLRGEVTKALEEARKAKLIGHPLDASVEIKLPSGDFEDQVASLDVELNDIFIVSKAQVVDTLDGDVYHGKEIEGLAIKVAKASGEKCERCWRFDENLGTDSEHPTTCPRCTQALKTILG